One genomic segment of Nocardia spumae includes these proteins:
- a CDS encoding FAD-dependent monooxygenase produces MKIVCIGGGPAGLYFAISMKRRDPAHDITVIDHHPAGSTYGWGVVYWDDLLDILYRNDPDSAQALRAGSVVWREQAIHVRDSQTAYFGGYGFSMGRAALLDVLSRRASDLGVDILHGREVHDLSGFDDADLIVASDGANSRLRQLGSHCFGTSVTLGENRYIWLGTDKVFTRFTFAFEHTSAGWIWFHAYPSVADRISTCIVECQPRTWHGLGFDSLDNLENLRVLENIFTHPLGGHSLISKTRGEFATWSRFPEVTNKRWYHDNVVLLGDAAHTTHFTIGSGTRLAIVDAVVLAQNLYEHDQLADALENYDAQRRAAMRPIQASARTSMVWFEHADRYLDRDAVQFAYAMAARHGMQMPWRYQLHLLTQLRAVRKIRRAINSGQRWWRAARRGEHAMTPRSPRRPLPLRTPR; encoded by the coding sequence ATGAAGATCGTGTGTATCGGTGGCGGACCGGCCGGGTTGTATTTCGCCATTTCGATGAAGCGGCGCGACCCGGCCCACGACATCACGGTGATCGACCACCATCCGGCCGGGTCCACCTATGGCTGGGGCGTCGTGTACTGGGACGACCTGCTCGACATTCTGTATCGCAACGACCCCGACAGCGCCCAGGCGCTGCGTGCCGGTTCGGTCGTATGGCGAGAACAGGCAATCCATGTGCGAGACAGCCAGACCGCGTATTTCGGGGGCTACGGGTTCAGCATGGGCCGCGCGGCACTGCTCGACGTACTCTCCCGGCGGGCAAGCGATCTGGGCGTCGATATCCTGCACGGGCGCGAGGTCCACGATCTGTCCGGATTCGACGACGCCGACCTCATCGTCGCCTCAGACGGTGCGAACAGCCGGCTACGGCAGCTGGGCAGTCACTGTTTCGGCACATCCGTCACACTCGGCGAGAATCGATATATCTGGCTCGGCACCGACAAGGTCTTCACCCGATTCACTTTCGCCTTCGAACACACTTCGGCCGGTTGGATCTGGTTCCACGCCTACCCGTCGGTCGCCGACAGAATCAGCACCTGCATCGTCGAGTGCCAACCACGGACGTGGCACGGACTGGGATTCGATTCCCTGGACAACCTCGAGAACTTGCGGGTTCTGGAGAACATCTTCACCCACCCTCTCGGCGGTCACTCGTTGATCAGCAAGACACGAGGCGAGTTCGCAACGTGGAGCCGCTTTCCCGAGGTAACCAACAAACGTTGGTATCACGACAATGTGGTGCTGCTCGGCGACGCCGCGCACACGACGCACTTCACCATCGGTTCGGGCACCCGGCTGGCAATCGTCGACGCCGTCGTGCTCGCACAGAACCTGTACGAGCACGACCAGCTCGCCGACGCGCTGGAGAACTACGACGCGCAGCGGCGTGCCGCAATGCGCCCGATACAGGCCTCCGCCCGTACCAGCATGGTCTGGTTCGAACACGCCGACCGGTATCTCGACCGCGACGCCGTGCAGTTCGCCTATGCGATGGCGGCCCGCCACGGGATGCAAATGCCGTGGCGATATCAGCTGCACCTGCTCACGCAACTGCGCGCGGTGCGAAAGATCCGGCGTGCCATCAACTCCGGACAGCGGTGGTGGCGCGCCGCCAGACGAGGTGAACACGCGATGACACCGCGCTCGCCGCGACGTCCACTTCCCCTCCGGACACCGAGATAG
- a CDS encoding BCCT family transporter produces MNARTTAVTGWIMVGVNVVGGGGAGVADSGDDMKTAEEPSEELPEEPLERPPTGLPAPRSKDHEKTSWRAGIDMPVTLVAATVTLAFLVLGVVFPDRMEMVAEQVYADISREFGWVFVLSTAGFVFFILYLAFSRYGRVKLGGREEKPAYSTFSWIAMMFALGVGIGLIFYGAYEPVTLWAQPPPGGPAPRTDQAAVVGMQYSIFHWALHPWAFFGVAGLAFAYTTIGRGRPSLVSATLRPLLGRRSEGPIGRGIDTWVVMTTTVGNAVTLGLGTLQIIAGLGFISSIHSSTLVLTVVVGLLTAGFIVSAVAGVDKGIKRLADLNTLIAIALALFVLVIGPFRFILDLLSEALGGYLFNFVPMSFQTGAFADGRWMQDWTIFLWAWGISWAPYVGSFLAKISRGRTIREYVFGVLIAPSLATIVWFAILGGATLDLQLTGKRDIASVASQSAQAAFFEVLNAFPLSTVTSAAVVVLAGVFFISGADAGAIVLGTFSSKGVDEPKKWLVVAWGLLVGAVALALLVIGGLDALQWGAMIVACPFVLVLVAMCVGLGRELRADVESGRATMVGARAWAGGARASDPPG; encoded by the coding sequence GTGAATGCCCGTACAACCGCCGTCACCGGGTGGATCATGGTGGGTGTCAACGTTGTCGGTGGAGGGGGAGCAGGGGTGGCCGATTCCGGCGATGACATGAAGACCGCTGAGGAACCTTCAGAGGAATTGCCGGAGGAGCCGTTGGAGCGGCCGCCGACCGGGCTGCCGGCGCCGCGGTCGAAGGATCACGAAAAGACGAGTTGGCGCGCCGGAATCGACATGCCGGTCACGCTGGTCGCCGCCACTGTGACGCTGGCGTTCCTGGTGCTCGGGGTCGTGTTCCCGGACCGGATGGAGATGGTGGCCGAACAGGTCTACGCGGATATCTCGAGAGAGTTCGGCTGGGTGTTCGTATTGTCGACGGCCGGTTTCGTTTTCTTCATCCTGTATCTCGCGTTCAGCAGATACGGGCGGGTGAAACTCGGTGGCCGCGAGGAGAAGCCGGCCTACTCGACGTTCTCCTGGATCGCGATGATGTTCGCACTCGGCGTGGGTATCGGCCTGATCTTCTACGGTGCGTACGAACCGGTGACGTTGTGGGCGCAGCCGCCACCGGGCGGGCCCGCGCCTCGCACCGATCAGGCGGCGGTGGTCGGTATGCAGTATTCGATCTTCCATTGGGCGTTGCATCCGTGGGCGTTCTTCGGTGTCGCCGGTCTCGCATTCGCCTATACGACGATCGGCAGAGGACGGCCCTCACTGGTGAGCGCCACGTTGCGGCCACTACTGGGTAGGCGTTCGGAGGGGCCGATCGGGCGAGGCATCGACACCTGGGTCGTCATGACCACGACCGTCGGTAACGCGGTGACGCTCGGGCTCGGCACGCTGCAGATCATCGCCGGGCTCGGATTCATTTCGAGCATCCACAGTTCTACGCTGGTCCTGACCGTGGTTGTCGGGTTGCTCACCGCGGGATTCATCGTGTCGGCGGTCGCGGGTGTGGACAAGGGCATCAAGCGACTGGCCGATCTGAACACTCTGATCGCCATCGCGCTCGCGCTGTTCGTCCTGGTGATCGGGCCGTTTCGGTTCATTCTCGATCTGCTGTCGGAAGCGTTGGGCGGCTACCTGTTCAATTTCGTGCCGATGTCGTTCCAGACCGGGGCCTTCGCGGATGGTCGGTGGATGCAGGACTGGACCATCTTCTTGTGGGCGTGGGGGATCTCGTGGGCGCCCTATGTCGGAAGTTTTCTGGCGAAGATTTCCCGGGGCCGCACGATTCGCGAGTACGTCTTCGGAGTGTTGATCGCGCCGAGTCTCGCCACGATCGTGTGGTTCGCCATTCTCGGTGGCGCCACGTTGGATCTGCAGTTGACCGGTAAGCGCGATATCGCGTCGGTGGCATCGCAGAGCGCCCAAGCGGCGTTCTTCGAAGTTCTGAACGCGTTTCCGCTGTCCACCGTCACCAGTGCGGCGGTGGTCGTTCTGGCCGGGGTGTTCTTCATCAGTGGCGCCGACGCGGGTGCGATCGTGCTCGGCACCTTCTCCTCGAAGGGTGTCGATGAACCGAAGAAGTGGCTGGTGGTCGCGTGGGGACTGCTCGTCGGCGCGGTCGCGTTGGCGCTGCTGGTGATCGGTGGGCTGGACGCGCTGCAATGGGGGGCGATGATTGTCGCGTGCCCGTTCGTGCTGGTGCTGGTCGCGATGTGTGTCGGGCTGGGGCGGGAGTTGCGTGCCGATGTGGAGTCCGGCCGGGCCACCATGGTGGGTGCGCGCGCGTGGGCGGGTGGCGCCCGCGCATCGGATCCTCCTGGGTAG
- a CDS encoding complement resistance protein TraT, whose translation MAVVALPLAATAVFAGGAAAGPGSAAGPVAGIPLQSQDTATNPDALIPDPVLNGSSAGASVGSAVGSAVGVATGSATGSAGSLLGAAIGALVGAANPGVVPQVLP comes from the coding sequence GTGGCGGTTGTGGCGCTGCCGCTGGCCGCGACGGCCGTTTTCGCCGGGGGCGCCGCCGCTGGTCCCGGGTCGGCGGCGGGTCCGGTCGCCGGTATTCCGCTGCAAAGTCAGGACACGGCCACCAATCCTGATGCCCTGATTCCCGACCCGGTGCTGAACGGTTCGTCCGCGGGTGCTTCGGTCGGTTCGGCGGTCGGTTCGGCTGTGGGTGTGGCGACGGGCTCGGCGACCGGTTCCGCCGGTTCACTGCTCGGCGCCGCGATCGGTGCTCTGGTCGGTGCGGCGAACCCGGGTGTGGTGCCTCAGGTTCTGCCCTGA
- a CDS encoding PIG-L family deacetylase, with the protein MESAVRVSVLIRRVAATQRRADRQGLMAEQLTIMAVHAHPDDEVISTGGVLARCAADGIRTVLVTCTNGEQGDAPGGIKPGRPGHDASAVRAQRLSELRESAALLDIEHVELLGYRDSGMDGWDGNQDPEAFRNIPVKQAAARVAELMRRYRPQVVVTYDENGNYGHPDHIQANRVARAAAAATDIPDKLYYTAIPRESSSEMFTALRERGLIDVEPPQDFGTPMELITTVVDVAGFAQRKVKALEAHGSQGDSVPFLRMPADLQQMIFGTESFVRHFNRVQGAPERETDLFAGLR; encoded by the coding sequence GTGGAATCAGCGGTCCGGGTGTCGGTGTTGATTCGTAGAGTGGCAGCAACGCAGCGCCGAGCAGACAGACAGGGACTCATGGCCGAGCAACTGACGATCATGGCGGTACACGCCCATCCCGACGACGAGGTCATCAGCACCGGTGGGGTGCTCGCGCGGTGTGCCGCCGACGGTATCCGGACGGTTCTGGTGACCTGCACCAATGGCGAGCAGGGTGACGCGCCCGGCGGGATCAAGCCCGGCCGGCCCGGCCACGACGCGAGTGCGGTACGGGCGCAACGACTCTCCGAACTGCGGGAGTCGGCGGCACTGCTGGATATCGAGCATGTCGAGTTGCTCGGTTATCGCGATTCGGGGATGGACGGCTGGGATGGCAACCAGGATCCGGAGGCCTTTCGCAACATTCCCGTCAAGCAGGCGGCCGCGCGAGTGGCGGAGCTGATGCGGCGCTACCGCCCCCAGGTGGTGGTCACCTACGACGAGAACGGCAACTACGGCCATCCGGACCACATTCAGGCCAATCGGGTGGCGCGGGCGGCGGCCGCCGCGACCGATATTCCGGACAAGCTGTACTACACGGCGATTCCGCGCGAAAGCTCCTCTGAGATGTTCACGGCGCTGCGGGAGCGGGGCCTGATCGATGTCGAGCCTCCGCAGGACTTCGGTACGCCGATGGAGTTGATCACCACGGTGGTGGACGTGGCGGGTTTCGCCCAGCGCAAGGTCAAGGCGCTCGAAGCGCACGGCAGCCAGGGCGATAGTGTGCCGTTTCTGCGGATGCCCGCCGATCTGCAGCAGATGATCTTCGGGACCGAGAGCTTCGTGCGTCATTTCAACCGTGTGCAGGGCGCGCCCGAGCGCGAAACGGATCTGTTCGCCGGGCTTCGCTGA
- the hrpB gene encoding ATP-dependent helicase HrpB, which yields MKLPELPDLPVRGVLDRLVATLIDSGTAVLVAPPGTGKTTLVPPALAAGFSGRVLVAEPRRLAARAAAGRMAALLGEQVGETVGYSVRGDRRVGRRTRVEVVTSGLLVRRLQDDPELAGVDVVLLDECHERHLDADLLLALLLDARAGLRPDLRVLATSATVAADRLAALLGGDGPAPVVRVRGRSYPVEATYLPSLPRERIEAQVARATRAALADSEGDVLVFLPGVAEIQRTTALLADLDGVDVVALHGRLSAARQDAALRPGAHRRVVLSTAVAESSLTVPGVRAVVDSGLARVPRIDRARGLSGLATVRVSAAVAEQRAGRAGREAAGRVWRCWPEYEHATLPAYPEPEIRTADLTRLALELACWGTADGNGLNWWDAPPPGGLRAGRDVLRALGATDEDGVVTERGRRMARIGLHPRLARALLDGAVVVGARAAAEVVTVLDDDSHISGVDLVAGLRVLRRERPPRWLREVERLTRLVDGPEGVDDPAFVVALAHPERLARRRGRDSASFLMAGGTAVTVPPGFGVGDGQWLAVGVATRDPGRSEGYVRLAAVADEQLARRAASNLLSTAEEVDWIDGDVVARRIERLGAIVLAERTIRDPDRGLLGAAVRRGLTSVGLGLLSWDAEAIGLRQRLDFLHRSLGAPWPPVDDESLLAVADTWLGPELDAARRRADVERIDAGQALRRVLPWPDAVAMDDLAPERLVVPSGSRVRVDYSADSPVLAVKVQEVLGWAEAPRLAGGRVPIVLHLLSPARRPVAVTADLASFWRTGWARVRADLRGRYPKHAWPEDPTTVPAHRGTARNAGGERSKSGR from the coding sequence CTGCTGGGCGAGCAGGTGGGCGAAACGGTCGGTTATTCGGTCCGGGGCGATCGGCGAGTGGGGCGGCGGACGCGGGTCGAGGTCGTGACATCCGGTCTGCTGGTGCGGCGATTGCAGGACGATCCCGAATTGGCGGGGGTCGATGTGGTGCTGTTGGACGAATGTCACGAGCGGCATCTGGACGCGGATCTGCTCCTGGCGTTGTTATTGGACGCCCGGGCCGGGTTGCGGCCGGATCTGCGGGTACTGGCCACGTCGGCGACCGTCGCGGCGGACCGCCTGGCGGCGTTGCTGGGCGGGGACGGCCCGGCGCCGGTGGTGCGAGTGCGGGGCCGGAGCTATCCGGTGGAGGCGACGTATCTGCCGTCGTTGCCGCGGGAGCGGATCGAAGCGCAGGTCGCGCGTGCGACGCGTGCGGCGCTCGCGGACAGCGAGGGCGATGTTCTCGTGTTCTTACCGGGCGTGGCCGAAATCCAGCGAACGACAGCTCTGCTGGCGGACCTGGACGGCGTGGATGTGGTGGCGTTGCACGGCAGGCTCTCGGCCGCGCGGCAGGATGCGGCGCTGCGGCCCGGTGCCCATCGGCGGGTGGTGTTGTCCACGGCGGTGGCGGAGTCCAGCCTGACGGTGCCGGGTGTGCGGGCGGTGGTGGACTCGGGATTGGCGCGGGTTCCGCGTATCGATCGGGCGCGCGGATTGTCGGGGCTGGCGACGGTGCGGGTGTCGGCCGCGGTGGCCGAGCAACGGGCCGGCCGGGCCGGGCGTGAGGCCGCGGGACGGGTGTGGCGATGCTGGCCGGAGTACGAGCACGCCACGCTGCCCGCGTATCCGGAGCCGGAGATTCGGACGGCGGATCTGACCCGGTTGGCGTTGGAGCTGGCGTGTTGGGGCACCGCGGACGGGAACGGCCTGAATTGGTGGGATGCTCCGCCGCCGGGTGGTTTGCGTGCGGGACGGGATGTGTTGCGCGCGTTGGGTGCCACGGACGAGGACGGTGTGGTGACCGAGCGTGGCCGGCGGATGGCTCGGATCGGGCTGCATCCGCGGCTGGCACGCGCGTTGCTCGACGGTGCGGTCGTGGTGGGTGCGCGGGCGGCGGCGGAGGTGGTCACCGTCCTCGACGACGATTCTCATATCTCGGGGGTCGATCTGGTGGCGGGTCTGCGGGTGCTGCGGCGGGAGCGGCCGCCGCGCTGGTTGCGGGAGGTCGAGCGACTGACGCGGTTGGTCGACGGGCCGGAGGGGGTCGATGATCCGGCTTTCGTTGTCGCGCTGGCTCATCCGGAGCGGCTGGCGCGGCGGCGGGGCCGGGATTCGGCGAGCTTTCTGATGGCCGGCGGCACCGCGGTGACGGTGCCGCCCGGTTTTGGAGTCGGTGACGGGCAGTGGCTGGCTGTCGGTGTCGCGACGCGTGATCCGGGGCGTTCCGAGGGGTATGTCCGGTTGGCCGCGGTCGCGGATGAGCAGCTGGCTCGCCGGGCCGCGTCGAACCTGCTGAGCACCGCCGAGGAGGTCGATTGGATCGACGGTGACGTGGTCGCGCGTCGGATCGAGCGGTTGGGTGCGATCGTCCTGGCGGAGCGGACCATTCGAGATCCCGATCGCGGGCTGCTGGGGGCTGCGGTCCGGCGCGGGCTGACCTCAGTGGGGTTGGGTCTGCTGTCGTGGGATGCGGAGGCGATCGGTCTGCGTCAGCGGCTGGACTTCCTGCATCGCAGCCTCGGTGCCCCGTGGCCGCCGGTCGACGACGAATCGCTGCTCGCCGTCGCCGACACCTGGCTCGGTCCCGAACTCGACGCTGCCCGTCGTCGCGCCGATGTCGAACGTATCGATGCGGGGCAGGCGTTGCGCCGGGTGTTGCCGTGGCCGGATGCGGTCGCAATGGACGATCTGGCGCCGGAACGGCTCGTGGTTCCTTCCGGTAGCCGGGTGCGTGTCGATTATTCGGCCGACTCGCCGGTGCTCGCGGTGAAGGTGCAGGAGGTGCTGGGGTGGGCGGAGGCGCCGCGGCTGGCCGGCGGTCGGGTGCCGATCGTGCTGCACCTGCTCTCGCCCGCCCGGCGTCCGGTGGCGGTGACCGCGGATCTGGCTTCGTTCTGGCGTACCGGCTGGGCGCGGGTCCGTGCCGATCTGCGCGGTCGTTACCCGAAACACGCCTGGCCGGAGGATCCGACCACTGTGCCCGCGCACCGCGGTACGGCCCGCAACGCCGGTGGTGAGCGGTCGAAGTCCGGGCGCTGA